Proteins from a single region of Palaemon carinicauda isolate YSFRI2023 chromosome 32, ASM3689809v2, whole genome shotgun sequence:
- the LOC137625664 gene encoding uncharacterized protein, with translation MLSCFINNQKVDFEIDSGSHVSTICQSDAARARVVISPTKHRVRGYSGNAINLCGEAYVNVTYGHKMLKHKFLIVNSSNVNLLGRDLCQKMDIKLGLPDVMQHSDKVNNVNVSKYDDVRNRILSEFKTYLRDEFQSDVKHTVSLNVMSDAKPIFARARLVPLHLQSKVKEELDRLIASGKISKVYSSD, from the coding sequence ATGTTGAGCTGTTTTATTAACAATCAGAAAGTCGATTTTGAAATTGATAGTGGAAGTCATGTTTCTACAATATGTCAAAGTGATGCAGCCAGAGCCCGTGTTGTTATTTCTCCAACAAAACACCGTGTTCGTGGATACAGTGGAAATGCTATAAATTTATGTGGAGAAGCTTATGTAAATGTGACTTATGGTCACAAAATGTTGAAACAcaaattcttaattgtaaattcTAGTAATGTTAATTTGTTGGGTAGGGACTTATGTCAAAAGATGGATATTAAACTTGGGTTACCTGATGTTATGCAACATTCTGATAAGGTAAATaatgtaaatgtgagtaaatatgatgACGTCAGGAATAGAATTTTGTCTGAATTCAAAACATATTTACGTGATGAATTTCAGTCTGACGTCAAACATACTGTCTCCTTAAATGTCATGTCTGATGCAAAGCCAATTTTTGCAAGAGCTCGACTTGTTCCATTGCATTTACAAAGTAAGGTAAAAGAAGAACTTGACAGGTTAATTGCTAGTGGTAAGATATCTAAGGTATATTCCAGTGATTAG